In Gemmata obscuriglobus, a single genomic region encodes these proteins:
- a CDS encoding Hsp20/alpha crystallin family protein: MTRNRQHPFGSLWSELTQAQDEFARWVNRFSGSQLVTGPELNVWEDEHTVYAEADLPGIDAAKLEITVTGGNQLTVQGERAAPKLDGASWLRQERPFGKFARTVTLPTLVDADKVDAKYESGVLRLTLPKHEAAKPRKIQVKGV; encoded by the coding sequence ATGACCCGTAACCGTCAGCACCCGTTCGGCTCGCTGTGGAGCGAACTCACCCAGGCGCAGGACGAGTTCGCCCGCTGGGTGAACCGCTTCAGCGGCTCGCAGTTGGTGACCGGTCCGGAACTGAACGTGTGGGAAGACGAACACACGGTGTATGCAGAAGCGGACCTGCCCGGCATCGACGCCGCGAAACTCGAAATTACCGTTACCGGCGGCAACCAACTGACCGTCCAGGGCGAGCGAGCGGCCCCGAAACTTGACGGGGCGTCCTGGCTCCGTCAGGAGCGCCCGTTCGGCAAGTTCGCGCGAACGGTAACCTTGCCGACCCTGGTCGATGCCGACAAGGTCGATGCGAAGTACGAATCCGGAGTGCTGCGGCTGACGCTGCCCAAACACGAAGCGGCGAAGCCCCGAAAGATTCAGGTAAAGGGCGTCTGA
- a CDS encoding Hsp20/alpha crystallin family protein yields MSNLVQTPAAPAATESSRAATVSPRVDILETEHEFLVLADAPGLNPDDVDIRFEQGEMTIHGRRQTSRDTAPIAYHRSFAVADTIAADRISAELKDGVLTVKLPKTEAIKPRRIAVRG; encoded by the coding sequence ATGTCGAATCTGGTGCAAACGCCGGCCGCACCGGCGGCCACGGAATCATCGCGTGCGGCTACCGTATCTCCGCGAGTGGACATTCTGGAAACCGAACACGAGTTCTTGGTGCTTGCGGACGCCCCTGGGCTCAACCCGGACGATGTGGACATCCGCTTTGAGCAGGGAGAGATGACGATCCACGGGCGCCGGCAAACGTCCCGAGACACGGCCCCGATCGCTTACCATCGGTCGTTCGCAGTAGCGGACACGATCGCAGCGGACAGGATCAGTGCCGAACTTAAGGACGGCGTTCTGACCGTTAAGCTGCCGAAGACCGAGGCCATCAAGCCCAGGCGGATTGCGGTCCGCGGGTAA
- a CDS encoding protein kinase domain-containing protein, which yields MAGPADAQHVIEPDHTQDSLGRAEPTVVGGPSYGPHRYGFGPPTEAGDTGSFGPYRILKLLGKGGMGAVYAAIDTRLDRRLALKVMLPEAAADSGCKERFLREARAAAQVEHDNVVTVYEADERHGVPYIAMQFLQGYPLDAFLKKKGAPTLAQTLRLARETAAGLAAAHRIGLVHRDIKPGNLWLEAPNGRVKVLDFGLAKPLHADVELTQSGMVVGTPAYMSPEQARGAKVDARSDLFSLGAVLYRLCTNRLPFDGPTTMAVLMALGADAPLPVRDLNPQVPDPLATLIHQLLAKEPDERPQSAGEVVKRLLAIANSTGASQVVVTPEPRVVYVPVSVTAVSEENPFADLDATEVERNTPPPAAMQKAGPKRRSLVRPAVGVVGLLALAGAGAALLGQAGSRPELKAEAPAPASAAPKGKPVAAPAKAAATDPDRSAAEWVLSLNGAVQVNGEEREIRSAADLPADRFALTAADLTDRAVADADLARLKDCQALTRIILHGTKVTDAGLAHLKGLSNLAHLNLAYSGVTDAGLADLNAFPLLTSLWVQGTTVSDAGLAVARELPALTHIDLSGTKVTGPGLAHLKGLKGLTLLLSGTALTDANLCYLKGLTGVVELSLSDTPLTDAGLSHLHDLKALGTLDVRKTRATPASLAELHKSVPGCRIRDSAGDRPPLDVNRLAAEWVLSVGGSVGVSGQPRDIRAAADLPQGPLALARVNLSDRSVKDDDLGRLAGCTGLTELVLHETRVTDAALGYLKNLARLQFLSLTGTDVTDAGLARIRERKSLTTLHLSSTKVTNAGLVHLAGLAGLSHIHLDGTGVSDAGLVHLKGLTDLKTLGLSRTRVLGPGLAHTHSWKRLDALYLTNTGVTDEAFAHLSPHHTLRHLGADGTGLTDAGMAHVRHLTGLISLNLSDTAVGDAGLMQLGSNAGPTHLTVRNTKVTLRGLHAFHATGPWRTVTWDGGQLGPTEADRSAARWALAAGGRLRVSGVPNEIVAAGELPKRKFVVTELALNGLAVSDTELAALKYLTGMSRLDLAGSAITNDGLAHLKGLTGLRRLGLSETRVTDAGLDAIKALPLTELDLLGTAVTQKGAEGFRAAQPGCKVERTREAEPKK from the coding sequence ATGGCCGGCCCCGCCGACGCCCAACACGTGATCGAACCCGACCACACTCAGGACTCGCTCGGCCGCGCCGAACCGACCGTCGTCGGCGGCCCGTCTTATGGGCCGCACCGGTACGGGTTCGGCCCGCCGACGGAAGCGGGCGACACCGGCTCCTTCGGGCCGTACCGGATTCTCAAACTGCTCGGCAAGGGGGGAATGGGGGCCGTGTACGCGGCCATCGACACGCGCCTGGACCGCAGACTGGCCCTCAAGGTGATGCTCCCGGAGGCCGCGGCCGATTCCGGCTGCAAGGAGCGGTTCCTGCGCGAGGCCCGAGCCGCCGCGCAGGTCGAGCACGACAACGTGGTCACCGTGTACGAGGCGGACGAGCGCCACGGCGTTCCGTACATCGCCATGCAGTTCCTCCAGGGGTACCCGCTCGACGCGTTCCTTAAGAAGAAGGGGGCGCCCACCCTCGCGCAGACCCTGCGCCTGGCCCGGGAGACCGCCGCGGGGCTCGCCGCGGCCCACCGGATCGGGCTCGTTCACCGTGACATCAAGCCCGGGAACCTGTGGCTCGAGGCGCCCAACGGACGGGTGAAGGTGCTCGACTTCGGGTTGGCCAAGCCGCTCCACGCGGACGTCGAGTTGACCCAGAGCGGTATGGTGGTGGGCACCCCGGCGTACATGTCACCCGAACAGGCCCGCGGGGCGAAGGTGGATGCGCGGAGCGACCTCTTCAGCCTCGGAGCCGTGCTGTACCGGCTCTGCACCAACCGGTTACCGTTTGACGGTCCGACGACAATGGCGGTGCTAATGGCCCTCGGGGCCGACGCACCGCTCCCGGTGCGCGACCTGAACCCGCAGGTGCCCGACCCGCTCGCGACCCTGATCCACCAGTTGCTCGCCAAGGAGCCCGACGAGCGGCCGCAGTCGGCGGGGGAGGTGGTGAAGCGGCTCCTGGCGATCGCGAACAGCACCGGGGCGTCACAAGTGGTGGTCACCCCTGAGCCTAGGGTGGTGTACGTGCCGGTGTCGGTGACCGCCGTGTCCGAGGAGAACCCGTTCGCGGACCTCGACGCGACCGAAGTCGAGCGCAACACGCCGCCGCCGGCCGCGATGCAGAAGGCCGGTCCGAAGCGCCGGTCGCTGGTGCGGCCGGCGGTCGGTGTTGTGGGGCTGCTCGCGCTCGCGGGCGCCGGTGCGGCGCTGCTCGGTCAGGCCGGGAGCCGACCGGAGCTGAAAGCCGAGGCGCCGGCGCCCGCGAGCGCGGCCCCAAAGGGCAAGCCGGTCGCGGCGCCCGCGAAGGCCGCCGCAACCGATCCGGACCGATCCGCCGCCGAGTGGGTGCTGTCGCTCAACGGAGCTGTTCAGGTGAACGGGGAGGAGCGCGAGATCCGCTCCGCGGCCGATCTGCCTGCGGACCGTTTTGCGCTGACGGCAGCCGACCTTACCGACCGCGCGGTTGCGGACGCCGACCTCGCCCGGCTCAAGGACTGTCAGGCTCTGACGCGCATCATCCTCCACGGCACGAAAGTGACCGACGCCGGGCTGGCTCACCTGAAGGGCCTGTCCAACTTGGCGCACCTGAACCTCGCCTACTCCGGCGTCACGGACGCAGGTCTGGCCGACCTCAACGCGTTCCCGCTGCTGACTTCGCTATGGGTCCAGGGCACCACGGTTTCCGACGCCGGCCTGGCCGTGGCGCGGGAACTCCCCGCGCTCACGCACATCGACCTGTCGGGCACCAAGGTGACCGGCCCCGGGCTCGCTCACCTGAAAGGGTTGAAGGGGCTGACGCTGCTGCTCAGCGGCACCGCACTGACGGACGCGAACCTTTGTTATCTGAAGGGCCTTACCGGGGTGGTCGAGCTGTCGCTGAGCGACACGCCGCTCACGGACGCGGGCCTGTCGCACCTCCACGACCTCAAGGCGCTGGGCACGCTGGACGTGCGCAAGACCCGGGCAACGCCGGCCTCGCTGGCCGAGTTGCACAAGTCTGTGCCGGGGTGCCGGATTCGGGACAGTGCGGGAGACCGGCCGCCGCTCGACGTGAACCGGCTGGCGGCCGAGTGGGTGCTGTCCGTCGGCGGTTCGGTGGGCGTGAGCGGACAGCCGCGCGACATCCGGGCCGCGGCCGACCTGCCCCAAGGTCCGCTCGCACTGGCGCGGGTGAACCTGTCGGACCGGTCGGTCAAGGACGACGACCTCGGGCGCCTGGCGGGTTGCACCGGTCTGACCGAACTTGTCCTGCACGAGACCCGCGTTACTGACGCCGCGTTGGGGTACTTGAAGAATCTCGCCCGGCTCCAGTTCCTGAGCCTGACCGGCACCGACGTGACGGACGCCGGACTGGCCCGCATCAGAGAACGCAAATCCCTGACGACCCTCCACCTCAGCAGCACGAAAGTAACGAACGCCGGGCTGGTGCACCTCGCGGGCCTCGCCGGCTTGAGCCACATTCACCTCGACGGGACGGGGGTGTCGGACGCCGGGCTGGTGCACCTGAAGGGGCTCACGGACCTCAAGACCCTGGGCCTTTCTCGGACCCGGGTGCTCGGCCCGGGGCTGGCCCACACGCACAGTTGGAAGCGACTCGACGCGCTGTACCTCACGAACACGGGGGTGACGGACGAGGCGTTCGCCCACCTGTCCCCGCATCACACCCTCCGGCACCTGGGCGCCGACGGCACCGGGCTGACGGACGCGGGCATGGCCCACGTTCGCCACCTCACCGGTCTGATCTCGTTGAACCTGAGTGACACCGCGGTCGGGGACGCCGGGCTGATGCAACTCGGCAGCAACGCGGGGCCGACACACCTGACGGTGCGCAACACGAAGGTGACGCTGCGCGGGCTGCACGCGTTCCACGCGACCGGTCCGTGGCGCACGGTGACCTGGGACGGCGGCCAGCTCGGTCCCACCGAAGCGGATCGGTCGGCCGCGCGGTGGGCGCTGGCCGCGGGCGGAAGGCTACGGGTGAGCGGTGTGCCTAACGAAATCGTGGCCGCCGGTGAGCTGCCGAAGCGCAAGTTCGTGGTGACCGAACTGGCACTCAACGGGCTCGCGGTCTCCGACACCGAACTGGCCGCCCTGAAATACCTCACGGGAATGTCGCGCCTCGACCTCGCCGGGTCCGCGATCACGAACGACGGTCTCGCGCACCTCAAAGGACTAACCGGTCTCCGACGCCTTGGGCTTTCGGAGACACGCGTCACCGACGCCGGCCTCGACGCGATTAAAGCCCTGCCGCTGACAGAGCTCGATCTGCTGGGTACGGCGGTCACGCAGAAGGGGGCGGAGGGATTCCGTGCTGCCCAGCCCGGCTGCAAAGTCGAACGCACTAGGGAGGCCGAGCCGAAAAAGTAG
- a CDS encoding inorganic diphosphatase — protein MFARRDYIRDYMMIPPGTGEAAVVNVIVEIPKGKRNKYEVDKVTGLIKLDRYLYSSAVYPGDYGFIPQTLAEDGDPLDALVMVNEATFSGCLIEARVVGIFRMKDKGSNDFKVLAVPHKDPLFAHIRKLEDVPTHFVREVEFFFTTYKHLEGVSVEALGWASGEEGTAEVRLSVDRFRSSLGSVHD, from the coding sequence ATGTTCGCGCGCCGCGACTACATTCGCGATTACATGATGATCCCACCCGGGACCGGCGAGGCCGCGGTCGTGAACGTGATCGTCGAGATCCCCAAAGGCAAGCGGAACAAGTACGAGGTCGATAAGGTGACCGGGCTCATCAAGCTCGACCGCTACCTCTACAGTTCCGCTGTGTACCCGGGCGATTACGGGTTCATCCCGCAGACGCTCGCCGAAGACGGCGACCCGCTCGACGCACTGGTCATGGTGAACGAGGCGACGTTTTCCGGGTGCTTGATCGAGGCCCGTGTAGTGGGCATCTTTCGCATGAAAGACAAGGGCTCGAACGACTTTAAGGTGCTGGCGGTGCCGCACAAGGACCCGCTTTTCGCACACATCCGAAAGCTCGAAGACGTGCCGACTCACTTCGTCCGTGAGGTCGAGTTCTTCTTCACCACCTACAAGCACCTTGAAGGGGTGTCCGTGGAAGCGCTGGGATGGGCGTCCGGGGAAGAAGGGACCGCAGAGGTGCGGTTATCGGTGGACCGGTTCCGGTCGTCGCTTGGAAGCGTCCACGACTGA
- a CDS encoding S8 family serine peptidase, with the protein MAFSRGPRAGRAFLQMESLEDRLTPVYDPSLPLGPQVAAGDILGDRVTVVMNSGASSAVLSAAPFATEARSLGFNIYSVRLAAGTDLTNAIAYLAAQPGVQAAEPDLVVRADRRPNDTDYKSLYGIPLTGTNLAWNVSTGNPDFVIAVIDSGVDYTHPDLAANIWTNLGEIPDNGVDDDGNGYVDDVHGYNFSNNTGDPLDVDPHGTHVAGTIGAVGNNGDGVTGINWNVKIMALNFLGTGPDSGALSGAIASLNYAVTMGAKVSNNSWGSDGGGRSAAFTAALTAARDAGHIFVSSAGNGGFDGVGDNNDQNPLRMPSNYSTQFDNVIAVAAIDNNNQLGSFSNYGVRTVTLAAPGVQILSTVPGGGYDTYDGTSMATPHVAGAIALYWGANPTLTYQQVIDKLKSSVDVYPNLIGKVATGGRLNVANMFDYVPTIPPVVVPAPVGSDVVRVLAPGGTTELALTPHPGYMGGVTIASGDVTGDGVADAVTAASFGGHVKVFDGATGAELRSFYAFAGYRGPIDLAVGDVNGDGIGDIIVAANLNGHIKVFDGRTGAMTFSQFVYAGYAGAIKVSVADTNGDGVSELITAAEGGLGVHVKTFAAGTQTLRDSFLATPPGFWKDFSLSAFDMDGDEVAELLVSQGPRVRVVNAETKAVRADFLAFDPLSNVPVVVQAGQFKGNNKPQLVVIAEPQGKSHVKVFDGPDFTLYDSFYAGTR; encoded by the coding sequence ATGGCATTTTCGCGTGGCCCGCGCGCCGGTCGTGCGTTCCTCCAAATGGAATCCCTCGAGGACCGGCTAACACCCGTATACGACCCGAGCCTGCCGCTTGGCCCGCAGGTCGCTGCCGGGGATATTCTGGGCGACCGCGTCACCGTCGTCATGAACAGCGGTGCCAGTTCTGCAGTCCTTTCGGCGGCGCCGTTCGCTACGGAAGCGAGATCTCTCGGGTTCAACATTTACAGCGTTCGGCTGGCTGCTGGAACAGATCTGACTAACGCGATCGCGTATTTGGCCGCACAGCCCGGTGTTCAAGCGGCTGAGCCGGACCTGGTCGTCCGCGCCGATCGCCGGCCCAATGATACGGACTACAAGTCGCTCTACGGCATCCCGCTGACGGGCACCAACCTCGCTTGGAACGTTAGTACCGGCAACCCGGATTTTGTGATCGCCGTGATCGACAGTGGTGTGGACTACACGCACCCGGATTTGGCGGCCAACATCTGGACCAATCTGGGCGAAATTCCGGACAACGGGGTTGACGACGACGGCAACGGTTACGTTGACGACGTGCACGGATACAACTTCTCGAACAACACCGGTGACCCGCTTGACGTGGACCCCCACGGGACGCACGTCGCGGGTACGATCGGGGCCGTCGGGAACAACGGCGATGGGGTGACGGGGATCAACTGGAATGTCAAGATCATGGCCCTCAACTTCTTGGGGACCGGACCCGATTCCGGCGCCCTCAGTGGGGCCATTGCCTCGCTCAACTACGCGGTGACCATGGGGGCGAAGGTATCGAACAACAGTTGGGGTAGTGACGGTGGAGGCCGAAGCGCGGCGTTCACCGCCGCGCTCACCGCCGCGCGAGACGCCGGGCACATTTTCGTGAGTTCGGCTGGGAACGGTGGCTTCGACGGGGTCGGGGACAACAACGACCAGAACCCGCTCCGCATGCCGTCGAACTATTCCACACAGTTCGACAACGTGATCGCGGTGGCGGCGATCGACAACAACAACCAGTTGGGCTCGTTCTCGAACTACGGCGTCCGGACCGTCACCCTGGCCGCACCGGGCGTCCAAATCCTCAGCACCGTCCCGGGGGGCGGCTACGACACCTACGACGGCACCTCAATGGCGACCCCGCACGTTGCGGGTGCCATCGCGTTGTACTGGGGGGCCAACCCCACACTCACTTACCAACAGGTAATTGACAAACTGAAGAGTTCGGTGGACGTGTACCCGAACCTGATCGGCAAGGTCGCAACCGGCGGGCGGTTAAACGTCGCCAATATGTTCGACTACGTGCCAACCATTCCGCCGGTCGTGGTTCCAGCGCCGGTCGGCTCCGATGTCGTGCGTGTTCTGGCGCCCGGCGGCACTACAGAACTAGCGCTGACCCCGCACCCGGGGTACATGGGCGGCGTAACGATTGCGTCCGGCGATGTGACCGGCGACGGGGTTGCTGACGCCGTCACCGCCGCTTCGTTCGGCGGGCACGTGAAGGTCTTTGACGGCGCGACCGGTGCCGAACTCCGGAGCTTCTACGCGTTCGCCGGTTACCGGGGGCCGATCGACCTCGCGGTCGGTGATGTGAACGGTGACGGGATCGGCGATATTATCGTCGCGGCCAACCTGAACGGTCACATCAAGGTGTTCGACGGCCGCACCGGCGCAATGACGTTCAGCCAGTTCGTGTACGCGGGGTACGCGGGCGCGATCAAGGTTTCTGTGGCCGATACCAACGGGGATGGGGTCAGCGAGTTGATCACCGCTGCCGAAGGTGGGTTGGGCGTTCACGTGAAGACCTTTGCTGCCGGAACCCAGACACTTCGTGACTCGTTCCTGGCGACCCCGCCGGGCTTCTGGAAGGATTTCAGCCTCTCGGCTTTTGATATGGACGGTGACGAAGTCGCAGAACTGCTCGTTTCTCAAGGACCCCGGGTGCGGGTCGTGAACGCGGAAACCAAAGCCGTGCGAGCCGATTTTCTAGCGTTCGATCCGCTTTCGAACGTGCCGGTTGTGGTTCAAGCTGGGCAATTTAAAGGGAACAACAAGCCCCAACTTGTCGTGATTGCCGAACCCCAAGGGAAGTCGCACGTGAAGGTGTTCGACGGACCCGACTTCACGCTGTACGACTCCTTCTACGCAGGTACGCGCTGA
- a CDS encoding NADAR family protein, whose translation MSEPVPRVINFYSVAAEYGCFSNFSRHPVFLRGKRWPTTEHFFQAMKFEGTEHEEQVRLAKRPMDAASMGRDRKRPLRRDWESVKERIMMDGLRAKFTQHEELKAVLLGTGDATLVEQTANDSYWGDGGDGSGKNRLGYLLMRLREELRAEQV comes from the coding sequence ATGTCCGAACCTGTTCCCCGGGTCATCAACTTCTATTCTGTTGCCGCCGAGTACGGCTGCTTCTCGAATTTCTCCCGCCACCCAGTCTTCCTGCGGGGAAAGCGGTGGCCGACCACGGAACACTTCTTCCAGGCGATGAAGTTCGAAGGCACCGAGCATGAGGAGCAGGTGCGGCTCGCCAAGCGGCCGATGGACGCCGCTAGCATGGGGCGGGACCGGAAGCGCCCACTCCGGCGCGACTGGGAAAGTGTGAAAGAGCGGATAATGATGGACGGCTTGCGCGCCAAGTTTACCCAGCACGAGGAACTCAAGGCGGTCTTACTTGGGACCGGCGACGCAACCCTGGTCGAGCAAACCGCCAACGACTCGTACTGGGGAGACGGCGGAGATGGGAGCGGCAAAAACCGACTGGGATACCTTTTGATGCGGCTCCGCGAGGAACTGCGAGCCGAGCAAGTGTGA
- the surE gene encoding 5'/3'-nucleotidase SurE — MRILLTNDDGIYAPGLRALRLELMKLGTVTVVAPATEQSAAGHSVTLLTPLLVNEVFEDDARTFVGWAVEGRPADCVKLALLELLPEPPDVIISGMNAGSNAGINVLYSGTVAAAIEGAFYKQTAIAVSLEYDKKIYDYQAGARYARQVIEQILAQKPGAGSLFNVNIPVLERGPVRGVKVLPQNVSPYVEKFDRRVNQRGRTYFWASPEFTCPEPHPDTDVDALRESFITVTPLQFDLTDHVRMAQLKKWEWRIEK; from the coding sequence ATGCGGATCCTGCTCACCAATGATGACGGCATTTACGCCCCCGGCTTGCGCGCGCTCCGTTTAGAGCTAATGAAACTCGGGACCGTCACAGTCGTGGCACCGGCAACCGAACAGAGCGCTGCGGGTCACTCGGTGACGCTCCTCACACCACTCCTCGTGAACGAGGTGTTCGAGGACGACGCGAGGACGTTCGTGGGTTGGGCGGTCGAGGGGCGCCCGGCCGATTGCGTCAAACTCGCGCTGCTGGAACTGCTCCCGGAACCCCCGGACGTCATCATCAGCGGCATGAACGCGGGCAGCAATGCCGGCATCAACGTGCTCTACTCGGGTACGGTCGCGGCGGCGATTGAGGGCGCGTTCTACAAGCAGACCGCAATCGCGGTGTCACTCGAGTACGACAAGAAAATTTACGACTACCAGGCCGGCGCGCGTTACGCCCGCCAAGTGATCGAGCAAATCCTGGCGCAAAAGCCTGGCGCCGGGAGCCTGTTCAACGTCAACATCCCTGTGCTGGAACGTGGCCCCGTCCGCGGCGTGAAGGTGCTACCACAAAACGTGTCGCCGTACGTGGAGAAGTTCGACCGGCGGGTGAACCAGCGCGGACGGACTTACTTCTGGGCCAGTCCGGAGTTCACCTGCCCGGAACCGCACCCGGACACCGATGTTGACGCACTGCGTGAGAGCTTCATCACTGTGACGCCGCTCCAGTTCGATCTCACCGATCATGTCCGCATGGCGCAACTGAAAAAATGGGAGTGGAGAATAGAAAAATAA
- a CDS encoding dual specificity protein phosphatase family protein: MRDRLRFVLSLTAAALVIAAPLVYSANENTHRRNFRVVEEGVLYRSGQLTPAGLDSVVRDHSIRTVVSLRTSRTAAPPPDSWEEGVCAAKGLNHVRIVPRVWGADEKGEIPAEQAVQEFLTVMEKKENHPVLVHCFAGIHRTGTMCAIFRMEHHRWTAERAMTEMQLYGFAPEDLHEHISVYLRDYKPRGKGMK, translated from the coding sequence ATGCGCGATCGTTTGCGGTTCGTTCTCAGCTTAACGGCGGCCGCTCTGGTCATCGCGGCCCCACTGGTCTACTCAGCTAACGAGAACACGCACCGACGTAACTTTCGTGTGGTCGAGGAGGGCGTGTTGTACCGGAGCGGGCAGCTTACACCCGCGGGACTCGACAGCGTGGTCCGCGACCACAGCATCCGGACCGTAGTGTCGCTCCGCACCTCTCGAACGGCCGCCCCACCACCCGACAGTTGGGAAGAAGGGGTGTGCGCGGCGAAAGGGCTCAACCACGTTCGCATTGTGCCGCGTGTTTGGGGAGCGGACGAGAAGGGAGAGATTCCAGCGGAACAAGCGGTACAAGAGTTCCTGACGGTGATGGAAAAGAAGGAAAATCATCCCGTTCTGGTTCACTGCTTCGCGGGCATTCATCGCACCGGAACCATGTGCGCGATCTTTCGCATGGAGCACCACAGGTGGACCGCCGAACGAGCGATGACTGAGATGCAGCTATACGGGTTCGCCCCCGAGGATTTGCACGAACACATTTCGGTGTATCTGCGCGATTACAAGCCCCGCGGAAAGGGAATGAAATAG
- a CDS encoding glycosyltransferase family 2 protein, whose amino-acid sequence MALAIPPDGTPPHAPAAALSRGHELTLAHRRASAPAARLAVVVVNFCQWRNTARLVQQLRRSAAVKTGVATIQVVDNGSPSHPLANRLARMRGVTVRKVNANLGFAAAVNRGCKLTTGPWVLLLNPDTTVTDGFLDDVLGLATRNDLPVDVGVVGFRLLNRDGTPQPSAGSFPSFGRTVAGLFLARARRKCDLNPGGDKRAVEWATGGCFLVRRECFEQLSGLDESFFLYYEDVDFCRRAADRGWRVWFDPALEVTHHWPLHARRVPPPLRLVTRHALLTYARRHWAAWQANLLSGAVWLEAGARELAATVRGETEAARCFGQLRRLVGDITSGRTREAAARIRYAAAFLHPIAAEQDGRTS is encoded by the coding sequence ATGGCCCTGGCTATCCCGCCAGACGGCACCCCGCCGCACGCGCCCGCCGCCGCACTGAGCCGCGGGCACGAACTCACACTCGCCCACCGGCGCGCCTCCGCGCCTGCGGCGCGGCTGGCGGTCGTCGTCGTCAACTTCTGCCAGTGGCGCAACACGGCACGCCTGGTCCAACAGCTCCGCCGCTCCGCGGCGGTCAAGACCGGGGTCGCGACGATCCAGGTTGTGGACAACGGGTCACCGTCGCACCCGCTCGCCAACCGGCTCGCCCGGATGCGTGGCGTCACGGTCCGCAAAGTCAACGCCAACCTCGGGTTCGCCGCGGCCGTCAACCGCGGGTGCAAACTAACCACCGGCCCGTGGGTGCTGCTCCTCAACCCCGACACCACGGTCACCGACGGCTTCCTCGACGACGTCCTCGGTCTGGCAACCCGCAACGATCTGCCCGTGGACGTCGGCGTGGTCGGGTTCCGACTGCTGAATCGGGACGGTACGCCTCAGCCCTCGGCCGGGTCGTTTCCGTCGTTCGGCCGAACGGTCGCGGGACTGTTCCTGGCACGCGCCAGACGCAAGTGTGACCTCAACCCGGGGGGTGATAAGCGAGCGGTCGAGTGGGCCACCGGGGGGTGTTTCCTGGTGCGGCGCGAGTGCTTCGAGCAACTCAGCGGGTTGGACGAATCGTTTTTCCTCTACTACGAGGATGTCGACTTTTGCCGCCGCGCCGCGGACCGCGGGTGGCGGGTGTGGTTCGACCCGGCGCTCGAGGTGACGCACCACTGGCCACTGCACGCGCGGCGGGTGCCGCCTCCGCTACGTCTGGTCACGCGGCACGCGCTCTTAACCTACGCCCGCCGCCACTGGGCCGCCTGGCAGGCTAACCTGCTCTCCGGCGCGGTATGGCTCGAAGCCGGCGCGCGCGAGCTGGCGGCAACGGTTCGGGGCGAAACCGAGGCCGCGCGGTGCTTCGGCCAGCTCCGGCGCCTTGTCGGCGACATCACATCCGGGCGGACGCGTGAGGCGGCGGCCCGCATCCGCTATGCGGCGGCGTTCCTACACCCGATAGCGGCCGAACAGGACGGGCGCACCAGCTAG
- a CDS encoding glycosyltransferase family 2 protein produces MELSIVIPSHSRPDLLTLCLASVRDYAPPGTEVIVVDDGSRDATVSRAAAAFAGVKVVRRPRAGGFCVAANAGIAAASGTVIELLNDDAEVTDGWADAALRWFADPQLSAVAPLVLQNRPERRAQGLPPLIDTAGDEYDMGGFARKRGHGSMWEARSGEPEVGTEWSVARGSTHTPHPVWGASACAAFYRAEALRAAGGFPEHFGAYFEDVDLSFRLRRRGGGIVFEPRSVVWHRVSGSYGRRPSRRTLERQSCNEERVFWRNVRGRELAKHLPRHAAVLAGKALRRWQEGSLLPWFLGRVRAAVTSAS; encoded by the coding sequence TTGGAACTCTCAATCGTTATCCCTTCGCACTCGCGACCCGACCTCCTCACGTTGTGCCTCGCCAGTGTGCGTGACTACGCCCCTCCCGGAACGGAAGTGATCGTCGTGGACGACGGCTCCCGCGACGCGACGGTGTCACGCGCGGCGGCAGCGTTCGCGGGCGTAAAAGTGGTGCGCCGGCCGCGGGCGGGGGGGTTCTGCGTCGCAGCCAACGCGGGCATTGCGGCCGCGAGTGGAACGGTTATCGAGTTACTCAACGACGACGCCGAGGTAACGGACGGTTGGGCCGATGCGGCACTGCGGTGGTTCGCCGACCCACAACTCAGCGCGGTGGCGCCGCTGGTATTACAGAACCGCCCCGAGCGGCGCGCACAGGGGCTGCCGCCGCTGATCGATACAGCCGGTGACGAGTACGACATGGGCGGGTTCGCACGGAAGCGCGGGCACGGGAGTATGTGGGAAGCGAGAAGTGGTGAGCCGGAAGTCGGAACTGAGTGGTCGGTGGCTCGCGGCTCAACCCATACACCTCACCCGGTCTGGGGCGCCAGCGCATGCGCGGCGTTTTACCGCGCCGAGGCCCTGCGCGCCGCGGGCGGGTTCCCGGAACACTTCGGAGCGTACTTCGAGGACGTGGACCTGTCGTTCCGGCTCCGCCGGCGCGGCGGCGGAATCGTTTTCGAGCCGCGTTCGGTTGTATGGCACCGCGTGTCGGGCAGTTACGGGCGCCGGCCGTCGCGCCGAACGCTGGAGCGTCAGTCCTGTAACGAAGAGCGGGTGTTCTGGCGCAACGTGCGCGGGCGCGAACTCGCAAAGCACCTGCCACGACACGCCGCCGTGCTCGCAGGCAAGGCACTGCGCCGCTGGCAGGAAGGCTCACTGCTCCCGTGGTTCCTCGGGCGGGTGCGGGCGGCGGTAACGTCCGCCTCGTAA